Proteins from a single region of Argiope bruennichi chromosome 6, qqArgBrue1.1, whole genome shotgun sequence:
- the LOC129971837 gene encoding adult-specific rigid cuticular protein 15.7-like — translation MFAKVAILLAAVAAAQATVLYGGHAALVNTGVSTSARSQDAFGNYAFNYGIQDGLGAANSRAEVGDAHGNKKGSYTIADIDGRARRVDYVADALGFRATVKTNEPGTAASAPAAALVASPYAGPVAPVVNHVAPAAAVVGHAATYAAPLAVAAPVAYGGVIAHGATLAAPVAYGGVLGHGLGLAAPLGLGYGLGYGKALIH, via the exons ATGTTCGCTAAG GTCGCTATCCTTCTCGCAGCCGTCGCTGCTGCTCAGGCTACCGTTTTGTACGGAGGACATGCTGCTTTGGTCAACACCGGAGTTAGCACTAGCGCACGATCTCAAGAT GCATTCGGCAACTATGCTTTCAACTATGGAATCCAAGACGGACTCGGTGCCGCCAACTCCCGTGCCGAAGTAGGAGATGCCCACGGAAACAAGAAGGGATCTTACACCATTGCCGACATCGACGGACGAGCCCGACGAGTCGATTACGTTGCTGATGCTCTCGGATTCCGAGCCACCGTCAAGACCAACGAACCCGGAACCGCCGCCAGTGCCCCAGCAGCCGCCCTCGTCGCTAGTCCCTACGCTGGACCCGTTGCCCCAGTCGTCAACCATGTAGCCCCTGCCGCCGCTGTTGTTGGACATGCTGCCACCTACGCCGCTCCATTGGCTGTTGCTGCCCCAGTTGCCTATGGTGGAGTGATCGCACACGGAGCCACCCTTGCTGCTCCAGTTGCTTACGGTGGAGTACTCGGACATGGTCTTGGCCTTGCAGCTCCTCTTGGGCTCGGATACGGTTTGGGATATGGCAAAGCTCTCATCCATTAa
- the LOC129972610 gene encoding adult-specific rigid cuticular protein 15.7-like, with protein MFTKVAILLVAVAAAQASILYGGHAALVNTGVSTSARSQDAFGNYAFNYGIQDGLGAANSRAEVGDAHGNKKGSYTIADIDGRARRVDYVADGHGFRATVKTNEPGTAASAPAAALVASPYAGPVAPVVNHVAPAAAVVGHAATYAAPLAVAAPAVAAPVAYGGVIAHGAALAAPVAYGGVLGHGLGLAAPLGLGYGLGYGKALIH; from the exons GTCGCTATCCTTCTCGTAGCCGTCGCTGCTGCTCAGGCATCCATCTTGTACGGAGGACACGCCGCTTTAGTCAACACCGGTGTTAGCACCAGTGCACGATCTCAAGAT gcaTTCGGCAACTACGCTTTCAATTATGGAATCCAAGACGGACTAGGTGCTGCCAACTCCCGCGCCGAAGTAGGAGATGCCCACGGAAACAAGAAGGGATCTTACACCATTGCCGACATCGACGGACGAGCCCGACGAGTCGACTACGTTGCTGACGGACACGGATTCCGAGCCACCGTCAAGACCAACGAACCCGGAACCGCTGCCAGCGCCCCAGCAGCCGCCCTCGTCGCCAGCCCCTACGCCGGACCCGTTGCCCCAGTCGTCAACCATGTAGCTCCTGCTGCCGCTGTTGTCGGACATGCTGCCACCTACGCTGCTCCTTTGGCTGTTGCTGCCCCAGCTGTCGCTGCCCCAGTTGCCTATGGTGGAGTGATCGCACACGGAGCCGCCCTTGCTGCCCCAGTAGCTTACGGTGGAGTGCTCGGACATGGTCTTGGCCTTGCAGCTCCTCTTGGCCTCGGATACGGTTTGGGATATGGCAAAGCTCTCAtccattaa